The following nucleotide sequence is from Amia ocellicauda isolate fAmiCal2 chromosome 14, fAmiCal2.hap1, whole genome shotgun sequence.
tcagctccctccacagattttctatgggattaaggtctggacactggctaggccactccaggacctcaatgtgcttcttcttgagccacttctttgttgccttggctgtgtgttttgggtcattgtcatgctggaatacccatccatgacccattttcaatgccctggctgaggaaaggaggttctcacccaagatttgatggtacatggccctgtccatcgtccatttgatgcggtgcagttgtcctgtccccttagcagaaaaacacccccaaagcataatgtttccacctccatgtttgacggtggggatggtgttcttggggtcattcctcctcctccaaacacggcgagttgagttgatgccaaagagctcgattttggtctcatctgaccacaacactttcacccagttctcctctgaatcattcagatgttcattggcaaacttcagacgggcctgtacatgtgctttcttgagcagggggaccttgcgggcgctgcaggatttcagtccttcacgacgtagtgtgttaccaattgttttcttggtgactatggtcccagctgccttgagatcattaacaagatcctcctgtgtagttctgggctgattcctcaccgttctcatgatcattgaaactccacgaggtgagatcttgtatggagccccagaccgagggagactgacggttattttgtgtttcttccatttgcgaataatcgcaccaactgttgtcaccttctcaccaagctgcttggcgatggttttgtagcccattccagccttgtgtaggtctacagtcttgtccctgacatccttggacagctctttggtcttggccatggtggagagtttggaatctgattgattgattgcttctgtggacaggtgtcttttatacaggtaacgagctgagattaggagcactccctttaagagagtgctcctaatctcagctcgttacctgtataaaagacagctgggagccagaaatcttgctgattgataggggatcaaatacttatttccctcattaacatgcaaatcaatgtataactgttttgaaatagatttttctggatttttttgttgttattctgtctctcactgttaaaatacacctaccattaaaattatagactgataatttctttgtcagtgggcaaatgtacaaaatcagtaggggatcaaatacttttttccctcactgtataagtcTGATCCGATGTTACAGAATCCAACTGTACCTTTTGCTCAAATTATTATGCACATTTGTATTCAATGGGGAGGGAAATGGtgttaaaaaagcaaaaaaatgaaCCAAGAATTTTATCTGatgtgtatgtgctaaacttcaggagtggctttaaaatgttttgtgatgGATCAATTAgatttttaacttattttaagtACAAGTTGCATCACAATCTTGTATATATGTTGCAAAATCTTTCTGTGTTGAAATCAGATCAAATTCAGCTTTAATACAaaagatgtattttttcaaGTAGCTAACCTACCTAATAATTGAAACCAAATTGCTCTCTAGTAAAGGTTAATTTCTGCTTGGTAATAGGATAATTGATTCTGAGCTGATTGCAATCAACACATATAAGGCCACTGTGCTTTcttagtattttaataaaaacaatgaatacaggaagttttctgttttgttatcCTGGTTATATTCCAAGTTTGAAAGGATATTATGAAGctttgaacaaaataaacaattttgcAGAATGCAATTGTATTGcaacaaatattttgttttccgtCCCTTCTGTATTCTCATCCTTTGTGATACACCTGAGTACAGTTTGTTTATATTCAATTATCAAAATCATTTCACTGCAGCCTGAGCCGACTCACCATGAGAAAATACActcaaatacaattataaaacaaacaaacaaacaaattaggTGTTAATAATACTTCTAATTTCATTTGAAGAACAAGGCATTTCCACAGACAAGTGGTGAGGAACCCTAGTTCTGGAGGGCCaatggaacaaaaaacaaaagtcacATCTCTTGACATCTTCAAGTCAGTTTTCACAGTCAGCTCCAGATCTGAATGATCAATACAGTTTTCCATTTACTAGACTCCAGGCACTGTTGAAGAATGtctggtgtgttttttttttgtttgtttttttacttctccacaaacacagaaaaactaCAGAATTCAATAATGTTTCAGGATCGTTAATGCAGATTTAATTATCATCATTTTCAATATCATTATTTATGACCTGTGATAATGGGATTAAAGGGCACTGCCATTTTGTAATTACTGCAATCTCGTTTTCAACGGAGTAAATATATATCTCAAATAATGAGTACCATGGACAGCTCTTAAACGAAGTTTAAGTTTTGAGTCTGAGAGTTAGTACTTTGCTCTGTACTTCATTGCGTAGTAGCTAGTACGGTACTATCTCGGGATCATTCGCTGCCGGCCCAGTCaatgaatattacatttaatttaatagagTAAAGCACTCCTTGTTCTCAGCCTTTCCCAGCATAATGGAGAGCAGGCTTTATACTCTGAGTCTACACTCTAAAGTGCTgggttatatatgtatatatatataaagtattggATGCGTTAAATATGTATAGGACAGGTTTGGGAAAATGTCCCAGATGTGGTATATATGCTAGGAATTGCATAGCCTATTGTGATTCATACcttctacaaataataataataataataataataataataataataataataataataataataataatacaattatcttGTAATATTACGCCAGCGTGTAACATCTGAACAGCAACATTTTACTAGTGAGTCTTGAGCTCACTCTTATAATACACCACAGCACCACAGTGCAGTCAATAAGCATCGCACGTTTGGTTGGATACAGAACTCCTTAAGCGTGATTAACACCCGGTACACTGTAAATCACCTGCCTTCTGCTAAAAACACCAGTAATGGGATTATCACTGTTTTAGGGCTACTGTAATCATACTGAGTTATAAAGGTTTTCATACTGTTCATTTGAAATTGTCATCGTGGCATTTATTTGGTTAATATACTGTATCAATGCATTGTATAATACTATATACCATATCTATAacactttttaatattttaaaaccacaCCATAAAGAATGCAACCATCTGGTGAAATCAATCGTATTGTGATTGCAAATATTGAAGGCACTTACATACATTTAACAGTCAAATATTTGTCACTATGGTATTGGACTGTatgaaaacatttctgaaaagtatttggaaaatgtattatttttacttaccCCAAGTTGACTGCATCGTTCCAGTTGTCTGAAAGTTGATAATTGTGGTAAGAATACGTATATTGATCTATTTGACCTTTACTTGAAAGTTTTACATCACTGAGGGCAGACGTTTGCGCAAAAGGAACCTCGGAGAGTCCGTGGAACATAATTTATATATGTCCACTGAGGTTATATTTTGGAGAtaccaattataataataataataagaaatgaTTTCAGTCAATATGTTCAAGTCCTTACACTGCCATAGACGTTTGCAGTTTGGGCTTTGTCAACTGACACGagcaatgtaaatatatatttttcataaataaattgaacaaCGAAAACGTAGaggatgtttttttccccacaagCTCTCTTGAAAATGTTTGCAGGTGCCACCTCTATGTCTTCCTCTGTGTTTGAGTCATTTAGAACTCAAACCGGACATGAAGAAGTCAGGAGGTGGGGTCACAGACATATTGAAGATATTGAAGTGTATGTATTGATGTGTCTGCTGATACTGACAATCTCAGTTGAAAATCGCAGCACAGTTTTGGAAGCTCAAAGGTAAGAGGTTTATTGTTCTTGACTTTTCTTCATACAATATATACCTGACACATAGGAACCGAATTCGTTTTTAAGGTGGTGGCAAAAGataatgaaaaatgttttactttttttacataCCCTAGTTTACATACCTAGTTAGTGCTAAAGCCACAAAACTGAACTAGTATTTAGGCATAACATATAAAATTGTACTAAAAGCATTCATTACATAGGACTAAATGTTAATCATTAAATTAAGGAAGACGGTGTTGAATCTCAGAAATGTAATAGCTTCATATTTCGACTTCGAAGCTCCATTCACAACAGCAGGACATATTGAACACGTTTCACATTGAGTACTGTAGTAAATAATTAAGTATTTActgattattttcatttaaaaagtataacatatttctattttttaatttttcaatatttcctgGGACATTTAAAACTTTAAGGTCCATCACAGTAAGGCTTGCATTTTGTGGTCCAAAGTCCGTACTACAGCGACCAAGTGGTCCGGACCTCTGCACAGTTGCCTACACCACATAGAGTAAactggcatgtttttttttttagtttttttttggaaacagctcataaaaaacattttctgtaaaatatgttgtaGACTTGGGCAGACCCGATTTAGGGGGGCTATCCTTAATCGATGCGACGTCATTTTTTTCAATATAATTATGATGGTTAAACACATTAAATGATTAAGCTTAGTTTTCTTACGTCTTTCTTCAAATCAATCCTAATTAAATTCCAAAAGTTAATACAGTGTTTGCGTTGAAGGTTAAGATTGTATATACATGAATTAGCATACATTAGTAAATATGTGCCATAATGGAGAAGCTGTAAACAAATTAAGAATTAcacttaaatacattatattatctatatgaatgtataatacatttcaaatttcagtgtgaatgggtctTAATGACGTGGGCAGCCTTAATGACTCAAACTGTCTGTCTCCGAGCTCACAGACGCCCGATCACCTGTAGACAAGCAGACGTGAGCATAGACTGTAATCAGTGCATAGAATCGCCGTAATCACTGCACTTCAGCCCCATTTGAATGGTCCGTGTGGTCCCCCAGTAGCCGCATATGGGGTCGGTTAGATGATCACAAACGCATGTGTAGCGAGGGCTACTGGGTAATTGTGTAGCCAACTACCCCACTGAAGACACCACCTTCAGTTTAGGTTaagtccattttatttttttattattattattattttattttgtattattatttaatgtgacACTGGAGTTACGGCAAAACAATGGAAGTTAATCTATAACAAtacaagtttattttattgtattcacttgtgtaaactggaatttgtaagATGTATTAtgcaaatctgaatttgtaatgtttgatgccttatacctattttttgcactttgtatattttgcacttatattttgtaagccTGGATTTGGATTCttgggcgtctgccaagaaataattaaaactcCAGTGAGTAAAGGGACAAGGGattgcaaattaaaatgataaaagattgaaatattaaaaccattaaaataaaacagtcaAATATAGGGGATACACATTTAGGCTCTGAAGCACCCTATCAATCAGGCTAGTCACTGCAAAAGTAACTGAGCCACCGCCTAAACCCACTTCCTCTTTTCTAGGCGCCTCCAGTGCTCCATGCATGCTTTTCGCCTATTTTCAAATCCAATTCTACCTACAGATTTTGGCTGCATTACCACCACTACCCGCTACAGGCAGGGGTTCTAAGAGCACTGGAATTGGCTTCAATAAATGTGGATAGGGATTCACCCAGCACAAaccataaaatacacaatataaaatacaccaataaaatcataatacaataaaagctGCCAAAACCCCCACAAATGCTGCCCACTTCAAGACTTCCAATGAACACAAGAGTATTTTTCTCTTTGAGCTTATAAATATCCCTCCGTCAGTCTCTTGACTGTGTGGTTGGACATGATGCAGCAGCTTGGATAACAATATAAAACTGCTGGCTCAAACTGCGCTCATATCCATTTTATTAACTAATTCACTTGGGTAAAGTACTGAAAATGAACGTGGGGCCATTCAATGTATATGAGAAATACCTGACCTTATTTTAACTTTTAGCAATATAATCTCTTACCATTTGGAAGAAGCCCACTTTCATTCTAATACTGCCCAACATTGAGATAGGTTgagaaataattgtattttttaattgcgAATTTTTCTTTATACAGATACAGACTTCCCACAAACCATTTTTCTGCCTGATAAAATTTACAGTTGAAGCACAAATGGCCGCACAACAACTAGTGGAAGATGTGTTTCTAAACTATGGCAAAGAGTTTTTAAGCTTCAGCTGTGACAAGATGCTGGAGATGGTTACACTGGCCCTGAATGGCGAGCAGAATGTAAAAGGAAAGTTTGCAAAGGAGGAGCTTAAGAAGGTCATGGACAGGCTGGAGGTCATTTATGAGGAGATCGGCATGGAGGCAAAAAAGAGTTACATGGATGTGCGCTTCTTCCAGGTGGAGCAAAATCTGATCAACCAGTTTCGCAAGTACATGGAATTCCTGTACGCCTCACCTGAGACCAAAGACACAAGGAAGGACCTCTTCCTGACACACTTCAGTGAAGTGCAGGGGGAGAAAAACCTCCACACTCTGTATGATAATCTGGGTTCCATTCTGGACACTGTGCTCCAATATGAGAATAAGAGTCGGAAACCCTTGGAAGAATACTGTAAGGGGATGGAGAAGCTCTTCAGTGTGGGCATCATTGCCTTACTTGGTCATGCTGCCCTGAAGGGGGACCTCAAGGAATCGCTGCTGAAGGAGTGGGGGGAGAAGATGAAGGTGGTGCAGGTGAGGTTGAATGCTGTTGTGGAAGACTGCATCAACAGCTTCCCCGAGCAGGCCAAGATCGACACTGGCAAGATGATGAAGTCCAAGGGAAACAAGACCAACCAGCAACTGGCCAACCAAGTGTTGGAATTCCTCAGGAATAAGTACTACTGGGTCAGCTGGTCTGTGCGTATCTTCAACACCCCAAATAAGTTCCATTACTTTCAAGGGGAAAGTATGTTCAAGTTGCCAGAAGAAGACAGCAACATCAATGTGGTGGTTTCCTACAGTGCCAGTCAGGAGCCAGTCAAAAAGGTTAAGATCAGAGAGCTGATTGAGGAGAAGTCCAAACTGGAATCACTGGCTGAGAAGCTCTCTAGTAATCTGAGCCCCAGTGTCATCCACATCATTAAAAATCCCAAAGATCTCGCCTACTCCTGGAGCTTCACTGATGAGCTGCAGTACATAGAGCATCACGATAAAGTGTTTGTCTGCATTCACGCCACCCATCAACCCACTGTTTCAACTAAATCCAGCAGTGTGAGAGGTGGTaaaatacagtgaggaaaaaaagtatttgatcccctgctaattttgtacgtttgccaactgacaaagaaatgatcagtctataattttaatggtaggtgtattttaacagtgagagacagaataacaacaaaaaaatccagaaaaacgcatttcaaaaaagttataaattgatttgcatgttaatgagggaaataagtatttgaccccttcgacttagtacttggtggcaaaacccttgttggcaatcacagaggtcagatgtttcttgtagttggccaccaggtttgcacacatctcaggagggattttgtcccactcctctttgcagatcctctccaagtcattaaggtttcgactctgacgtttggcaactcgaaccttcagctccctccacagattttctatgggattaaggtctggacactggctaggccactccaggacctcaatgtgcttcttcttgagccacttctttgttgccttggctgtgtgttttgggtcattgtcatgctggaatacccatccatgacccattttcaatgccctggctgaggaaaggaggttctcacccaagatttgatggtacatggccctgtccatcgtccatttgatgcggtgcagttgtcctgtccccttagcagaaaaacacccccaaagcataatgtttccacctccatgtttgacggtggggatggtgttcttggggtcattcctcctcctccaaacacggcgagttgagttgatgccaaagagctcgattttggtctcatctgaccacaacactttcacccagttctcctctgaatcattcagatgttcattggcaaacttcagacgggcctgtacatgtgctttcttgagcagggggaccttgcgggcgctgcaggatttcagtccttcacgacgtagtgtgttaccaattgttttcttggtgactatggtcccagctgccttgagatcattaacaagatcctcctgtgtagttctgggctgattcctcaccgttctcatgatcattgaaactccacgaggtgagatcttgtatggagccccagaccgagggagactgacggttattttgtgtttcttccatttgcgaataatcgcaccaactgttgtcaccttctcaccaagctgcttggcgatggttttgtagcccattccagccttgtgtaggtctacagtcttgtccctgacatccttggacagctctttggtcttggccatggtggagagtttggaatctgattgattgattgcttctgtggacaggtgtcttttatacaggtaacgagctgagattaggagcactccctttaagagagtgctcctaatctcagctcgttacctgtataaaagacagctgggagccagaaatcttgctgattgataggggatcaaatacttatttccctcattaacatgcaaatcaatgtataactgttttgaaatagatttttctggatttttttgttgttattctgtctctcactgttaaaatacacctaccattaaaattatagactgataatttctttgtcagtgggcaaatgtacaaaatcagtaggggatcaaatacttttttccctcactgtataagtcTGATCCGATGTTACAGAATCCAACTGTACCTTTTGCTCAAATTATTATGCACATTTGTATTCAATGGGGAGGGAAATGGtgttaaaaaagcaaaaaaatgaaCCAAGAATTTTATCTGatgtgtatgtgctaaacttcaggagtggctttaaaatgttttgtgatgGATCAATTAgatttttaacttattttaagtACAAGTTGCATCACAATCTTGTATATATGTTGCAAAATCTTTCTGTGTTGAAATCAGATCAAATTCAGCTTTAATACAaaagatgtattttttcaaGTAGCTAACCTACCTAATAATTGAAACCAAATTGCTCTCTAGTAAAGGTTAATTTCTGCTTGGTAATAGGATAATTGATTCTGAGCTGATTGCAATCAACACATATAAGGCCACTGTGCTTTcttagtattttaataaaaacaatgaatacaggaagttttctgttttgttatcCTGGTTATATTCCAAGTTTGAAAGGATATTATGAAGctttgaacaaaataaacaattttgcAGAATGCAATTGTATTGcaacaaatattttgttttccgtCCCTTCTGTATTCTCATCCTTTGTGATACACCTGAGTACAGTTTGTTTATATTCAATTATCAAAATCATTTCACTGCAGCCTGAGCCGACTCACCATGAGAAAATACActcaaatacaattataaaacaaacaaacaaacaaattaggTGTTAATAATACTTCTAATTTCATTTGAAGAACAAGGCATTTCCACAGACAAGTGGTGAGGAACCCTAGTTCTGGAGGGCCaatggaacaaaaaacaaaagtcacATCTCTTGACATCTTCAAGTCAGTTTTCACAGTCAGCTCCAGATCTGAAT
It contains:
- the LOC136767672 gene encoding uncharacterized protein LOC136767672, with product MAAQQLVEDVFLNYGKEFLSFSCDKMLEMVTLALNGEQNVKGKFAKEELKKVMDRLEVIYEEIGMEAKKSYMDVRFFQVEQNLINQFRKYMEFLYASPETKDTRKDLFLTHFSEVQGEKNLHTLYDNLGSILDTVLQYENKSRKPLEEYCKGMEKLFSVGIIALLGHAALKGDLKESLLKEWGEKMKVVQVRLNAVVEDCINSFPEQAKIDTGKMMKSKGNKTNQQLANQVLEFLRNKYYWVSWSVRIFNTPNKFHYFQGESMFKLPEEDSNINVVVSYSASQEPVKKVKIRELIEEKSKLESLAEKLSSNLSPSVIHIIKNPKDLAYSWSFTDELQYIEHHDKVFVCIHATHQPTVSTKSSSVRGGKIQ